Proteins from one Archocentrus centrarchus isolate MPI-CPG fArcCen1 chromosome 8, fArcCen1, whole genome shotgun sequence genomic window:
- the metrnla gene encoding meteorin-like protein encodes MLTPMLASLLPLLLLFRISFCQYSSDQCSWKGSGLTHEGHTRDVEQVYLRCSQGSLQWLYPTGAIIVNLRPNTVSPATSRLSVCIKPSLESSGTNIYLDRNGKLRLLLLEQDQAKGKVHCFGIQEGALFIEAVPHMDISRRITAFQYELVSDRHKAGPHSLSAPCQPCNDAEVLLAVCTNDFVARGSIRNVDQEEEHSSVTVEISRLYRQKTQVFVTGGVRVRSWTGRVKMPLHCRVRSGEGEFLFTGAVRFGEAWMGCAPRYKDFLQLYHEAQQQGTNPCQVDTN; translated from the exons ATGCTCACCCCGATGCTGGCCTCCTTGCTGCCGCTTCTCCTTCTCTTTAGGATTTCTTTCTGCCAGTATTCAAGCGACCAGTGCAGCTGGAAGGGCAG tggtCTGACCCACGAAGGCCACACCAGGGATGTGGAGCAGGTGTACCTACGTTGCTCCCAAGGCTCGCTGCAGTGGCTCTATCCCACAGGGGCCATCATTGTCAACCTTCGACCCAACACGGTCTCCCCGGCCACCTCTCGGCTCTCTGTCTGCATCAAGCCCTCCCTGGAGTCCAGTGGCACCAACATCTACCTGGACCGAAATGGCAAGCTGAGGTTACTGCTGCTCGAGCAGGACCAGGCTAAGGGCAAGGTGCACTGCTTCGGGATTCAGGAAGGGGCGCTCTTTATCGAGGCCGTCCCTCACATGGACATCAGTCGGCGGATTACAGCGTTCCAGTATGAGCTGGTCAGCGACAGGCACAAGGCGGGGCCACACTCACTCAGTG cacCCTGTCAGCCCTGCAATGATGCTGAAGTGCTTCTAGCTGTCTGCACAAATGACTTTG TGGCACGAGGCAGCATTAGGAACGTGGATCAGGAAGAGGAGCACTCATCTGTCACTGTGGAAATCAGTCGCCTTTACAGACAGAAGACCCAGGTCTTTGTAACTGGGGGTGTGAGGGTACGGAGCTGGACTGGCCGCGTCAAAATGCCCCTTCACTGTAGGGTGAGGTCTGGTGAGGGGGAGTTCCTGTTCACAGGGGCTGTGAGGTTTGGGGAAGCCTGGATGGGCTGTGCCCCACGCTACAAAGACTTCCTGCAGTTGTATCATGAAGCACAGCAGCAGGGCACCAACCCCTGTCAGGTGGACACTAACTGA
- the atp5pd gene encoding ATP synthase peripheral stalk subunit d, mitochondrial, with the protein MAGRRAALKAIDWAAFAERVPPNQRTMFNNLKTRSDAIAAKLTSLPDKPAAIDWSYYRSAVAKAGMVDEFEKKFNALKVPEPVDTQTALINAQEEEASKTATAYTEASKARIAQYEKELDKFNNMIPFDQMTTEDLNDTFPETKLDKEKHPYWPHKPIAEL; encoded by the exons ATGGCTGGGAGACGAGCTGCGTTGAAGGCCATTGACTGGGCGGCTTTTGCAGAGCGGGTACCACCCAACCAGAGGACCATGTTCAACAACCTGAAGACGCGAAGTGATGCTATCGCTGCCAA ACTCACCTCTCTGCCTGATAAACCTGCTGCCATTGACTGGAGCTACTACAGATCTGCTGTGGCTAAAGCAGGCATGGTGgatgagtttgaaaaaaaa TTCAATGCCCTGAAGGTACCGGAGCCTGTAGACACGCAGACAGCACTTATCAATGCTCAGGAGGAGGAAGCG AGCAAAACAGCCACCGCCTACACTGAAGCATCCAAGGCTCGTATCGCTCAGTACGAGAAAGAG CTGGACAAATTCAACAACATGATCCCCTTTGACCAGATGACGACTGAAGACCTGAATGACACATTCCCAGAAACAAAGCTGGATAAAGAAAAGCATCCTTATTGGCCACATAAGCCCATTGCTGAGCTGTAA